In Candidatus Mycalebacterium zealandia, one DNA window encodes the following:
- a CDS encoding 2-oxoglutarate dehydrogenase E1 component: protein MAKQNHTSMMLEDLFHGPNSGFAMEIYSHYLQDRSSVSPEARAFFDAWTPTENGLSKAQNGTGAAAQTQTADSSGATVATTNLAQAIRLNGHLDSKLDPLGTSPAGDKLLSNEFHGLTEKDLAGLPPSIIESPVTEKCSNAAEVIRKLREVYSSFSGYDFHHIYYSNERLWMMGAAESGKFRPPLNPINLKSILEQLCKVEALEKFLHKVFPGKFRFSIEGMDMLVPMLNEFMSLAADSGVYHVTLGMAHRGRLNVMHNVMDKPCEQSLVKFKDPVYERDFRDDMGWTGDVKYHEGAVKPLRMNGISSGDKMLEIVLAPNPSHLESVNPVIQGMARGAGTDSSSPGEPKFDPMYSLPVIVHGDAAFPGQGINAETLNMSLIPGYSTGGTLHIITNNQIGYTTIPKDSRSTLYSSDLVKGFEVPVIHINADEPEACMEAIRIAFSYIRKFNKDFLIDLVGYRRHGHNEGDEPKFTQPLLYEKVNRQPTVRGKIAERCAKEGVMDKSSSDKLFEQQMAELTKTFETLPEKLSDSDVPVVIPKEGAAKNSKTVFPVSKLKEINKALLEVPDGFSVNYKVSKTREKRRDALKDPKAKSIDWALGEELAYASILADGVPIRLSGQDCQRGTFSHRHAVLHDANTGKEYIPLREIPQSKAAFEIINSPLTENACIGFEYGYSIQKPDTLLVWEAQYGDFINGAQPLIDEYLVSGRSKWGQISSLVLLLPHAYEGQGPDHSSGRLERFLGMAAEKNIRIVNCTTSAQFFHVLRRQAVLLKTDPLPLVVMTPKSLLRNPLASSSLEELSSGRFIPVIDDPVDKKGASKVRRVVLCSGKVAVDLEMSELRKKHPEVAIIRVEQIYHPPVEEIEKAVSRYGGAKEIIWLQEEPVNMGAWDFMHPFLRKIARPRNIPLGFIARKRNSSPAEGSMSMHKANQTILLEQTFSAKEIDKIEKSGVMIAIDV from the coding sequence ATGGCAAAACAAAACCACACTTCTATGATGCTGGAAGATCTCTTTCACGGGCCCAATTCGGGGTTCGCTATGGAGATTTACAGCCACTACCTGCAAGACCGCTCTTCGGTCAGCCCCGAAGCGCGCGCTTTTTTTGACGCGTGGACTCCGACTGAAAATGGTTTGTCGAAAGCGCAAAACGGCACAGGCGCCGCCGCGCAGACACAAACAGCGGACTCATCCGGCGCCACAGTCGCGACGACAAATCTCGCTCAGGCCATACGGCTGAACGGGCATCTTGACAGCAAACTGGACCCCCTCGGAACTTCCCCGGCGGGAGACAAACTCCTTTCAAACGAATTTCACGGACTGACCGAAAAAGACCTTGCCGGGCTTCCGCCATCAATAATTGAAAGCCCGGTTACGGAAAAATGCTCAAACGCGGCGGAGGTTATCAGGAAACTCAGAGAGGTTTACTCGTCCTTTTCCGGCTACGATTTTCATCATATCTACTACTCAAATGAACGGCTTTGGATGATGGGCGCGGCGGAGTCCGGGAAGTTCAGACCCCCGCTTAATCCCATTAACCTGAAATCAATCCTTGAACAGCTTTGCAAAGTGGAGGCACTTGAAAAGTTTCTGCACAAAGTGTTTCCGGGCAAGTTCCGTTTTTCCATTGAGGGAATGGACATGCTTGTGCCGATGCTTAATGAATTTATGTCCCTCGCGGCGGACTCAGGCGTCTATCACGTAACGCTTGGAATGGCTCACCGGGGGCGGCTCAATGTGATGCACAATGTTATGGACAAGCCGTGCGAGCAGTCTCTTGTGAAGTTCAAAGACCCTGTCTATGAAAGGGATTTCAGAGACGACATGGGCTGGACAGGCGATGTTAAATACCACGAGGGAGCCGTAAAACCGCTGAGAATGAACGGAATCTCAAGCGGGGACAAAATGCTGGAAATCGTGCTCGCGCCCAACCCCAGTCATCTGGAATCGGTTAATCCGGTCATACAGGGAATGGCGCGCGGAGCGGGAACGGATTCTTCATCTCCCGGAGAGCCGAAGTTTGACCCGATGTATTCCCTGCCAGTCATTGTTCACGGGGACGCCGCGTTTCCGGGACAGGGCATAAACGCGGAAACTCTGAACATGTCTTTGATACCCGGATACAGCACGGGCGGAACACTGCACATAATCACAAACAACCAGATTGGCTACACAACTATTCCTAAAGACAGCAGAAGCACACTTTACTCAAGCGATCTGGTCAAAGGGTTTGAAGTGCCCGTAATCCATATCAACGCCGATGAGCCCGAAGCTTGCATGGAGGCGATAAGGATAGCGTTTTCCTACATACGCAAATTCAATAAAGACTTCCTCATAGACCTAGTTGGCTACCGCAGACACGGACACAATGAGGGAGACGAGCCGAAATTCACCCAGCCGTTGCTGTACGAGAAAGTCAATCGGCAGCCGACCGTGAGGGGAAAAATCGCAGAGCGTTGCGCAAAAGAGGGAGTAATGGACAAGAGCTCTTCGGACAAACTCTTTGAACAGCAGATGGCGGAACTGACAAAAACTTTTGAAACGCTTCCGGAAAAACTGAGCGACAGCGACGTGCCGGTTGTCATTCCCAAAGAGGGGGCGGCGAAAAATTCAAAAACCGTGTTTCCGGTGTCAAAACTGAAAGAGATTAATAAAGCCCTGCTTGAAGTGCCGGACGGTTTTTCCGTGAACTACAAAGTAAGCAAAACCCGTGAAAAAAGGCGGGACGCGCTCAAAGACCCCAAAGCCAAATCAATAGACTGGGCATTGGGAGAAGAACTCGCCTACGCCTCAATTCTTGCCGACGGAGTGCCCATACGGCTCAGCGGGCAGGACTGTCAGAGGGGAACTTTCAGCCACAGGCACGCTGTTCTTCATGACGCGAACACGGGGAAAGAATATATTCCGTTGCGGGAAATTCCTCAGTCAAAAGCGGCTTTTGAAATCATCAACAGCCCGCTGACTGAAAACGCGTGCATTGGTTTTGAATACGGATACAGCATCCAAAAGCCCGACACTCTTCTAGTCTGGGAGGCTCAATACGGGGACTTCATAAACGGAGCCCAGCCACTGATAGACGAATATCTGGTTTCCGGACGCTCAAAGTGGGGGCAGATATCCTCGCTTGTGCTGCTTCTGCCGCACGCTTACGAGGGACAAGGACCTGACCATTCAAGCGGACGACTCGAAAGATTTCTTGGAATGGCGGCGGAAAAAAACATCAGGATTGTGAACTGCACAACTTCCGCGCAGTTTTTCCATGTTTTGAGACGTCAGGCGGTTTTGCTGAAAACAGACCCGCTTCCCCTCGTAGTGATGACTCCGAAAAGTCTGCTTAGAAACCCGCTTGCCTCATCGTCGCTTGAAGAACTGTCTTCGGGGCGGTTTATACCCGTCATTGACGACCCCGTAGATAAAAAAGGCGCAAGCAAGGTGCGTAGAGTTGTTTTGTGCAGCGGCAAAGTTGCGGTAGACCTTGAAATGTCCGAATTGAGAAAGAAACACCCCGAAGTCGCGATAATAAGGGTTGAACAGATTTACCACCCGCCCGTTGAAGAAATTGAGAAGGCGGTGAGCAGATACGGCGGAGCAAAAGAGATAATCTGGCTTCAGGAAGAACCGGTGAACATGGGCGCGTGGGATTTCATGCATCCGTTTCTGCGCAAAATCGCGCGACCGCGAAACATTCCTCTGGGTTTTATAGCGAGAAAACGGAACTCAAGTCCCGCGGAGGGCTCAATGTCAATGCACAAGGCCAATCAAACTATCCTGCTTGAGCAGACGTTCAGCGCAAAAGAAATTGATAAAATTGAAAAAAGCGGTGTTATGATAGCAATAGATGTTTAA
- the odhB gene encoding 2-oxoglutarate dehydrogenase complex dihydrolipoyllysine-residue succinyltransferase has product MATQIVVPELGDSVIDATVVKWLKHEGDPVKTGETVVELETEKANFEVPAITSGVVLKIGRNEGDEVKVGDALGEIDESASAETETPQSESGKSEAPPEPAPASDAGKASATPVAKNIARNENIDLSKVEPKTEGGRITKADVEQAAADKAAGGEETPAGAGSDIFPSLSALHRGETRVKMTPRRKTIARRMLAAQHEAAILSTFNEVDMGAVMELRKRRKDAFKEKHGVSLGMSSFFIKASVGALKAFPQINSEIQGDEILYKNFYDIGIAIGASSGLVVPVIRDADKKSFAELEKEVRELAEKAEEGKLKIDELMGGTFSITNGGVFGSMLSTPILNPPQVGILGLHAIKQRPAVVDGEVVIRPIMFVALSYDHRVVDGREAVQFLVRLKELVEDPESLLVDG; this is encoded by the coding sequence ATGGCAACTCAGATAGTCGTGCCCGAACTTGGCGACTCAGTTATAGACGCAACCGTAGTCAAATGGCTCAAGCATGAAGGCGACCCCGTGAAAACAGGGGAAACCGTTGTTGAGCTTGAGACCGAAAAAGCAAACTTTGAAGTACCCGCAATAACAAGCGGTGTGGTTTTGAAGATAGGAAGAAATGAAGGGGACGAGGTGAAAGTTGGAGACGCTCTTGGAGAGATAGATGAATCCGCCTCCGCGGAGACTGAAACTCCGCAAAGCGAATCCGGTAAAAGTGAAGCGCCGCCTGAACCCGCACCCGCTTCGGACGCTGGAAAAGCGAGCGCCACACCGGTCGCGAAAAACATAGCCCGCAATGAGAACATAGATCTGTCAAAGGTTGAGCCGAAAACCGAAGGCGGACGCATAACAAAAGCCGATGTTGAACAAGCCGCAGCAGACAAAGCGGCGGGCGGAGAAGAAACGCCTGCGGGAGCGGGAAGCGATATATTCCCCTCTCTGTCGGCTCTGCACCGCGGAGAAACAAGGGTGAAGATGACCCCGCGCCGCAAGACCATCGCGCGGCGTATGCTCGCGGCCCAACACGAAGCGGCAATTCTTTCCACTTTCAACGAAGTGGATATGGGCGCGGTTATGGAACTGCGAAAACGGCGCAAAGACGCCTTCAAGGAAAAACACGGCGTGTCTCTGGGAATGTCGTCCTTTTTCATCAAAGCGTCAGTTGGCGCGCTCAAAGCGTTTCCGCAGATTAACTCGGAAATTCAAGGAGACGAGATTCTCTACAAGAATTTCTACGACATTGGCATAGCCATCGGCGCATCAAGCGGACTTGTTGTTCCCGTCATACGAGACGCGGACAAAAAGAGCTTTGCCGAACTTGAAAAAGAGGTCAGGGAGCTCGCCGAAAAAGCCGAAGAGGGAAAATTAAAAATAGACGAACTCATGGGCGGAACCTTCTCCATAACAAACGGAGGGGTTTTCGGCTCAATGCTCAGCACCCCGATACTAAACCCGCCGCAAGTGGGAATACTGGGGCTTCACGCGATTAAACAGCGTCCGGCGGTTGTGGATGGCGAGGTCGTCATCCGCCCTATAATGTTTGTCGCGCTCAGTTATGACCACAGGGTTGTGGACGGCAGAGAAGCGGTGCAGTTCCTCGTGCGCCTCAAAGAACTTGTGGAAGACCCTGAGTCTCTACTGGTTGACGGGTAA
- the recG gene encoding ATP-dependent DNA helicase RecG, protein MKGRNQIPRKNPETVYTKDFIDAARKLEANLAGDLKRGASYIDKFSGSYESSVDNIFRRLFSLSPPDERKELQDARDLFRGFDALTNFEKIKVLRRCVERVSAVTSRFGETTSPARSSKPLAKNPSSPVEAIKGVGSSVSSFLAKKGVHTVGDALFYFPSRYEDRRDIKGVSDAVPNSWQTVAGRVESAGRTRPGARVQFCVVLKDGTATLELVWFNFDERYMRSRYQEGKLVFVSGDVQIDPRRRVLQILHPQPDRIEVLDKVDEAADSIHINRVTPVYSLTEGLTQRRARAIMHGALDHREMLADVLPKGIGRDLEPVDDAVAEMHFPEKCGVCPDFSRAAWETGSRDRNLPAPKTVAFLEFFLLQLAFGIGRNKREGVGGISFAPSGDISRRLVQALPFKLTAAQEKAFSLINSAMEKPVPMNILLQGDVGSGKTVVATLAIAKALDSGCQAAIMAPTQILAEQHARVIARYTAEIGIKPFLLKGGDRSAPLSEVESGEARIVIGTHALIQDRVKFNNLGLAVIDEQHKFGVAQREKLNRKGSSPDILVMTATPIPRSLAMTVYGDFDVAVIDTLPAGRKKIETVALGSSPEDRYVMNGAIKDSIEAGRQCYVVCPFIEGGENGAESDDGIARVEETAAAIRREVAGARVGILHGRMPPDEKDSAMEEFVAGGTQVLVSTTVIEVGIDVPNATLMVIENADRFGISQLHQLRGRVGRGAEKSRCILLKSPGITAPGARRLEEVCKNPDGFSIAEADLAMRGPGEFLGVKQSGMPDFRFADLVMDSDVLVEAKEAAREILDKDPELENYPKLREMVDEIAFR, encoded by the coding sequence TTGAAAGGAAGAAATCAGATTCCGCGCAAAAATCCTGAAACGGTTTACACAAAAGATTTTATTGACGCTGCGAGAAAGTTGGAAGCAAACCTTGCGGGCGATTTGAAGCGTGGCGCGTCTTACATCGACAAGTTTTCAGGCAGTTACGAGAGCAGTGTTGACAACATATTCCGCAGGCTGTTTTCTCTTTCTCCGCCTGATGAGCGCAAAGAACTGCAAGACGCGAGAGACCTGTTTCGGGGTTTTGACGCTCTCACCAATTTTGAAAAAATCAAAGTGTTGCGGCGGTGTGTGGAGCGCGTGAGCGCTGTTACTTCCCGTTTTGGTGAAACCACTTCTCCGGCGCGCTCGTCCAAACCGTTGGCGAAAAATCCTTCAAGCCCGGTTGAGGCAATAAAGGGTGTCGGCTCTTCAGTTTCATCTTTTCTCGCGAAAAAAGGCGTCCACACGGTAGGGGACGCGCTTTTTTATTTCCCCTCCAGATACGAAGACAGGCGCGATATAAAAGGAGTTTCAGACGCGGTGCCAAACAGTTGGCAGACGGTTGCGGGCAGGGTGGAGTCGGCGGGCAGAACGCGCCCCGGAGCGCGGGTGCAGTTTTGCGTTGTGCTGAAAGACGGCACAGCGACTCTTGAACTCGTGTGGTTCAATTTTGATGAGCGGTATATGAGGAGTAGGTATCAGGAGGGAAAACTTGTTTTTGTGAGTGGCGATGTTCAGATTGACCCGCGCCGCAGAGTTTTGCAGATTCTTCATCCGCAGCCTGACAGGATTGAGGTTCTTGACAAAGTCGATGAAGCGGCGGACAGCATTCATATCAACCGCGTAACGCCCGTTTATTCACTGACCGAGGGGCTTACACAGCGGCGCGCGCGCGCGATTATGCACGGCGCTCTTGACCATCGTGAGATGCTTGCGGACGTTCTGCCTAAAGGCATCGGGCGGGATTTGGAGCCGGTTGACGATGCAGTCGCAGAGATGCATTTTCCCGAAAAATGCGGCGTATGCCCGGATTTTTCACGAGCCGCGTGGGAAACAGGTTCGCGCGACAGGAATCTGCCCGCTCCCAAGACGGTGGCTTTTTTAGAGTTTTTTCTTTTACAGCTCGCTTTTGGGATAGGCAGAAACAAACGCGAAGGCGTGGGCGGAATATCATTTGCACCTTCGGGCGACATATCGCGCCGTTTGGTTCAAGCCCTGCCTTTCAAACTGACCGCCGCACAGGAAAAGGCGTTCTCTTTGATAAATTCGGCCATGGAAAAACCCGTTCCCATGAACATTTTGCTTCAAGGTGATGTCGGAAGCGGCAAAACGGTTGTTGCCACACTCGCAATAGCAAAAGCGCTTGATTCGGGCTGTCAAGCGGCGATTATGGCCCCCACACAAATACTCGCGGAACAGCACGCGAGAGTCATCGCGCGATACACCGCGGAGATAGGAATAAAACCGTTTCTGCTCAAAGGTGGAGACCGCTCGGCTCCGTTGTCCGAGGTGGAAAGCGGCGAGGCAAGGATTGTTATCGGCACTCACGCTCTTATTCAGGACAGGGTGAAGTTCAATAATCTCGGTCTCGCGGTCATAGACGAACAGCATAAATTCGGAGTAGCGCAGAGGGAGAAACTCAACCGCAAGGGCTCCAGTCCGGACATTCTTGTAATGACGGCGACCCCGATTCCGCGTTCGCTCGCGATGACGGTTTACGGTGATTTTGATGTCGCGGTTATAGACACGCTCCCCGCAGGCAGAAAAAAGATTGAAACGGTCGCGCTCGGCTCCTCGCCCGAAGACCGGTACGTAATGAACGGTGCCATCAAAGACAGTATTGAAGCGGGGCGGCAGTGTTATGTCGTTTGCCCTTTTATAGAGGGCGGGGAAAATGGCGCGGAAAGTGATGACGGCATCGCGCGTGTTGAAGAAACCGCCGCGGCAATTCGGCGGGAGGTTGCCGGCGCGCGGGTCGGCATTTTGCACGGGCGCATGCCGCCCGATGAAAAAGACTCCGCGATGGAGGAGTTTGTCGCGGGCGGCACTCAAGTTCTTGTTTCCACAACCGTTATTGAAGTTGGGATTGACGTGCCGAACGCGACACTTATGGTGATTGAAAATGCGGACAGGTTCGGTATTTCGCAACTTCACCAACTGCGCGGCAGAGTGGGGCGCGGCGCGGAGAAGTCCCGTTGCATTCTGCTTAAATCACCCGGTATAACGGCGCCCGGCGCCCGCCGGCTTGAAGAGGTCTGCAAAAATCCGGACGGATTTTCAATTGCCGAAGCGGATTTGGCCATGAGGGGACCCGGTGAGTTTCTGGGCGTGAAGCAGTCGGGAATGCCCGATTTTCGCTTCGCCGATTTGGTAATGGATTCCGACGTTTTGGTTGAGGCAAAAGAAGCCGCGCGGGAGATTCTGGACAAAGACCCCGAACTTGAGAACTATCCGAAATTGCGCGAAATGGTTGATGAGATTGCGTTCAGATGA